The following coding sequences lie in one Komagataeibacter sucrofermentans DSM 15973 genomic window:
- a CDS encoding helix-turn-helix domain-containing protein, translating into MFPLKRMLSMREAAEYVGITPRRFRSLRLVGAGPHAAMRHGRKAMFRIEDLDEYVDGLYRRANISHTEQARQRTEWRGRLAALPDDARARLSDSFMQIVTRDELLEKGANRGFRVLFLGGLCLIFLSHTPLIWRL; encoded by the coding sequence ATGTTTCCCCTCAAGCGCATGCTCTCCATGCGCGAGGCGGCGGAATATGTGGGCATCACGCCGCGCAGGTTCCGCAGCCTCAGGCTGGTGGGGGCAGGCCCGCATGCGGCCATGCGTCACGGCCGCAAGGCGATGTTCCGCATCGAAGACCTTGATGAATACGTGGATGGCCTGTACCGCCGGGCCAACATCTCCCACACCGAGCAGGCCCGCCAGCGCACCGAATGGCGCGGCAGGCTCGCGGCCCTCCCCGATGATGCGCGCGCCCGGCTGTCCGATTCCTTCATGCAGATCGTAACGCGCGATGAATTGCTGGAAAAAGGCGCCAACCGGGGCTTCAGGGTGCTGTTCCTGGGCGGGCTATGCCTTATTTTCCTGTCACACACGCCGCTGATCTGGCGGCTATAG
- a CDS encoding nucleobase:cation symporter-2 family protein, whose product MTAQKTHPVDEMLPMGMLFAFGLQHALVMYAGTVAVPLVFAAAMHLSGPQTVMLINCGLMTSGIATIIQSVGVWKIGSRLPIVQGSSFAMLASMLLIGQIYGVRSVFGAVIGAGLAMVVLAPVMARLMRFFPPVVIGCLIIIIGLTLIPVAGRWIGGGTPGAPEFGSVANLVLAFVTIVITVGVQAWGRGFWSNISVLVGLVAGSVIAALCGMGHYGMVIDAPWFAVSTPFAFGLPEFHAMPVFIMLLSMVIIVAETTGNCLAIGRVVDLPVNDVTIAGALRADGLSTMLGGAFNSFPYNAFTQNTGLIAMTDIRSRFVVAAAGVVMIGLGLFPKLGALIAALPAPVLGGCGLVMFGMTTVGGIRELLHVRFEGTRNGLIAAVSLGLGLLPMACPDLFTHMNGLARLLLGNGVLLCILSGVALNLLVGQGRN is encoded by the coding sequence GTGACAGCACAGAAAACCCACCCGGTTGATGAAATGCTGCCCATGGGCATGCTGTTTGCCTTCGGGCTGCAACATGCGCTGGTCATGTACGCGGGCACCGTGGCGGTGCCCTTGGTTTTTGCCGCCGCCATGCACCTGTCTGGCCCGCAGACGGTCATGCTGATCAATTGCGGGCTGATGACATCGGGCATCGCCACGATCATACAGAGCGTGGGGGTGTGGAAAATCGGCTCGCGCCTGCCCATTGTGCAGGGGTCATCATTTGCCATGCTGGCGTCCATGCTGCTCATCGGGCAGATCTATGGCGTACGCTCGGTATTTGGCGCGGTGATTGGCGCGGGGTTGGCCATGGTGGTGCTGGCGCCGGTCATGGCGCGGCTCATGCGCTTTTTTCCGCCCGTGGTCATTGGCTGCCTCATCATCATCATCGGGCTGACGCTCATTCCCGTAGCGGGGCGGTGGATTGGCGGCGGCACGCCCGGCGCACCGGAGTTTGGCAGCGTGGCCAACCTTGTGCTTGCCTTTGTCACCATCGTCATCACGGTGGGCGTGCAGGCATGGGGCCGGGGGTTCTGGTCCAATATCAGCGTGCTGGTGGGGCTGGTGGCAGGCAGCGTGATCGCGGCCCTATGTGGCATGGGCCATTACGGCATGGTGATTGATGCGCCATGGTTTGCCGTCAGCACGCCCTTCGCCTTTGGCCTGCCCGAGTTCCATGCCATGCCGGTATTCATCATGCTGCTGAGCATGGTCATCATCGTGGCGGAAACAACCGGCAACTGCCTGGCCATTGGCCGCGTAGTGGATCTGCCGGTCAATGATGTCACCATTGCGGGTGCGCTGCGGGCCGATGGCCTGTCCACCATGCTGGGCGGCGCGTTCAACAGCTTTCCCTATAATGCCTTTACCCAGAATACCGGGTTGATCGCCATGACCGACATCCGCAGCCGCTTTGTGGTGGCGGCGGCAGGCGTGGTCATGATCGGGCTGGGGCTGTTCCCCAAGCTGGGGGCACTGATTGCCGCCCTGCCAGCCCCCGTGCTGGGGGGCTGCGGGCTGGTCATGTTCGGCATGACCACGGTTGGCGGCATACGCGAACTGCTGCATGTGCGCTTTGAAGGCACGCGCAATGGGCTGATTGCCGCCGTATCACTCGGGCTGGGGCTGTTGCCCATGGCCTGCCCGGACCTGTTTACCCACATGAACGGACTGGCGCGGCTATTGCTGGGCAATGGGGTGCTGCTGTGCATCCTGTCCGGCGTGGCGCTCAACCTGCTGGTGGGGCAGGGCCGTAACTGA
- a CDS encoding BA14K family protein: protein MTLRSRFCATLAALLLGACTHNPPHAPAPHAAARPAATPGRIPPQDFAPGLTGEESAPPAGTILTNDPSAPADTPLCGHAAREANAMGATIHPEITPTASSCAANACFDAQTGTYIAADGSRRVCR, encoded by the coding sequence ATGACCTTACGCTCACGCTTCTGCGCAACACTGGCGGCTCTGCTGCTTGGCGCTTGCACGCATAACCCGCCTCACGCGCCCGCCCCCCATGCGGCAGCCCGGCCTGCGGCAACGCCGGGCCGCATCCCGCCACAGGACTTCGCCCCCGGGCTTACGGGCGAGGAAAGCGCGCCCCCCGCAGGCACCATCCTGACCAACGACCCTTCCGCCCCCGCCGATACGCCACTATGCGGCCACGCCGCGCGCGAGGCCAATGCCATGGGGGCCACCATCCACCCCGAGATCACGCCCACAGCCAGCAGTTGCGCGGCCAATGCCTGCTTTGATGCGCAGACCGGCACCTACATCGCCGCCGATGGCAGCCGCCGGGTCTGCCGTTAA
- a CDS encoding OmpH family outer membrane protein, protein MRSSIMARTGHARLRGALCGLAIALTPALAMAQDAGGQQQNPILPMPPVPEFKPLPAGTKPAAPVIGIFNTQQIMAQSTAVQKLQTELGNRREALVKDVRAEDTQLQALRQSIIKAGKAPTPEQQQDLQKRVMADRTKFGNRNRILEEDAQVALNQVQREMQQVVSAIAAARGMNMVLQAGTAALHDNSLDISDQVVTYLNQVLPTVYLPGPTEDPEEIAKSGKYPVMPFQPADNGGE, encoded by the coding sequence ATGCGGAGCAGCATTATGGCCCGGACCGGACACGCCCGCCTGCGTGGCGCGCTTTGTGGGCTGGCTATTGCCCTGACCCCGGCCCTTGCCATGGCGCAGGACGCCGGTGGCCAGCAGCAGAACCCCATTCTGCCCATGCCGCCCGTGCCGGAATTCAAGCCCCTGCCTGCTGGCACCAAGCCTGCGGCGCCCGTTATCGGCATCTTCAACACCCAGCAGATCATGGCGCAGTCCACTGCCGTGCAGAAGCTGCAGACCGAGCTGGGCAACCGCCGTGAAGCCCTGGTCAAGGACGTGCGCGCCGAGGATACGCAGCTGCAGGCGCTGCGCCAGTCCATCATCAAGGCGGGCAAGGCACCTACGCCCGAGCAGCAGCAGGACCTGCAGAAACGCGTGATGGCCGACCGCACCAAGTTCGGCAACCGCAACCGCATCCTTGAAGAAGACGCGCAGGTGGCCCTGAACCAGGTCCAGCGTGAAATGCAGCAGGTTGTCAGCGCCATTGCCGCCGCGCGTGGCATGAACATGGTGCTGCAGGCCGGCACCGCTGCCCTGCATGACAACAGCCTCGACATCAGCGATCAGGTCGTGACCTACCTCAATCAGGTGCTGCCCACCGTGTATCTGCCTGGCCCCACGGAAGACCCCGAGGAAATTGCCAAGAGCGGCAAATACCCCGTCATGCCGTTCCAGCCTGCTGATAACGGCGGCGAATAA